A genomic region of Deinococcus humi contains the following coding sequences:
- a CDS encoding aspartate/glutamate racemase family protein has translation MKTIGLIGGLSWESSAQYYRLINETVRDRLGGLWSAVSLMHTVNFEEIERFQRLGDWDQAAAVLIDSARRLERGGADFLLICSNTMHRMAHDVEAAVRIPLLHIADPTAQQIQTRGLTRVGLLGTAFTMEQAFYQDRLRENYGLNVLVPDEADRKTVHRVIYEELVQGRVEANSKAAYVRIMQALVDRGAQGIILGCTEIMLLVGESDTTVPIFDTTTLHALAAVDLALQSNPNKG, from the coding sequence ATGAAGACCATCGGTCTGATTGGCGGCCTGTCCTGGGAATCCAGCGCGCAGTATTACCGTCTCATCAACGAAACTGTTCGTGATCGGCTGGGTGGGCTGTGGTCCGCCGTGAGCCTCATGCACACGGTCAATTTCGAAGAAATTGAGCGGTTCCAGCGCCTCGGTGATTGGGATCAAGCGGCGGCGGTACTCATCGACAGCGCACGCCGGCTGGAGCGTGGGGGTGCAGATTTTCTCCTGATCTGTTCCAATACCATGCACCGGATGGCCCATGACGTCGAGGCGGCCGTCCGTATTCCGCTCCTGCACATTGCCGATCCGACCGCGCAACAGATTCAGACCCGAGGATTGACCCGGGTGGGCCTGCTCGGCACAGCGTTCACCATGGAACAGGCGTTTTATCAAGACCGCCTGCGGGAGAACTATGGCCTGAATGTGCTGGTTCCCGATGAGGCAGACCGAAAAACGGTTCACCGCGTTATCTACGAAGAGTTGGTTCAAGGGCGAGTAGAAGCGAACTCAAAAGCAGCGTATGTGCGGATCATGCAGGCACTGGTGGACCGTGGAGCACAGGGCATCATCCTCGGCTGTACCGAAATCATGTTGCTGGTTGGCGAATCAGACACAACGGTGCCTATTTTTGATACCACCACTTTGCATGCCCTCGCTGCTGTGGATCTTGCCCTGCAGTCCAATCCAAATAAAGGGTAG